From Gemmatimonadaceae bacterium:
CGCTTCTTTGTCATGGCTCGGTTCTCACACGTTGAACGTACGCCCGAGGACAACACATTCCCAACGAGCCGACGACAGTCCTCACAATGAGAAGCGCCAGAAGCCGCGGCCTCCGTCGTCGATGCGCCGGGCCCGCACGCGGAAAATGCGCTCGAGCTCTTCCTGCGGGAGCGACGCGGCATCATCGGTCTCCAACGCCACACTGCCGCGATCGAGCAACACGAAGTGATCGCCGTACTCGAGCGCGACATTGAAGTCGTGCAGGATCGCGATCACCGTGCACCCGGAATCGAGCAACGAGCGCGCGACGTCGAGCAGATGAATCTGATAATGAACGTCGAGGCTCGTCGTCGGCTCGTCGAGAAACAAGAATCGTCCTGGCCGGCCGCCGCCCCGCGTTGCGTCGCCCGGTGCGTCGTCGCTCCAGATCTGCGCGAGCACGCGAGCGAGTTGAATCTTCTGCTGCTCGCCGCCTGAGAGCGTCGGATACGATTGATCGCGCTTGTCCGTCATTCCCACCAGCTCGATCGCGCGTGCAACGACGTCACGGTCATGGACCGTCGCCACGCGATCGTAATGTGGATAGCGGCCCATCATCACCACGTCCGCCGCGCGCATTGGAAATGCCAGCTCGACATGCTGTGACAGCACCGCGCGCACGCGCGCCAACTCCATCGTGTCGAACGAGTCGATCGGACGATCGTCATACAGCACGCTGCCGCTCGTCGGATGCAACAGTCCGGTCGCGATGCGCAGCAGCGTCGACTTTCCCGCGCCATTCGGGCCAAGAATCACGTTGAACCTGGCGCTCCGAAAGCAGGCGCTCGCATCGTTGAGAATGCGCATGCCGCCTACCGCATAGCTGACGTTCCGAAGCTCAACCACGAAAACCTGCCGCTCCCGGACGGCTGTCGCGCAGCAGAATCCACAGGAACACCGGCGCTCCCACCACCGCCGTGATGATGCCCACCGGCAACTCGGCGGGCGCGATGATCACGCGCGCGATGATGTCGATCGTTTCCATCGACAGCGCGCCGAGCAGCGCCGATGCCGGCAGCAAAAACGTGTAATCCGAGGATCGCCGCATGCGAAGCACGTGCGGCACCACGAGTCCCACGAACGCGATGA
This genomic window contains:
- a CDS encoding ATP-binding cassette domain-containing protein produces the protein MRILNDASACFRSARFNVILGPNGAGKSTLLRIATGLLHPTSGSVLYDDRPIDSFDTMELARVRAVLSQHVELAFPMRAADVVMMGRYPHYDRVATVHDRDVVARAIELVGMTDKRDQSYPTLSGGEQQKIQLARVLAQIWSDDAPGDATRGGGRPGRFLFLDEPTTSLDVHYQIHLLDVARSLLDSGCTVIAILHDFNVALEYGDHFVLLDRGSVALETDDAASLPQEELERIFRVRARRIDDGGRGFWRFSL